Part of the Syntrophorhabdales bacterium genome, GCGGACCAGCCCCAAGAGCACACGTTGAGGCATATCGGAATGAGGACCGACGAGTTTGACTACGAGTTACCCAAGCAACTGATCGCGCAGGTGCCCAAGAAGGAGCGCTCCGGATCTCGTCTGCTCGTGCTCAATAGGTGCGATGGTACGATTGAACACTCCTTTTTCAGGGACATACACCGCTATCTGCGGCAGGGCGATGTACTCGTACTGAATGACACCAGAGTGATTCCTGCCCGTCTTAAGGCCCGAAAGCAGACCGGTGGATTGGTACACATACTGCTGGTCGAGAGAATTGACGCATGCACGTGGTCCTGTCTCGTTGAAGGGATTAAGAAAACAGCGGACAAGGTTGACGTGCAGATAGGCAGCGCTCTGGCACAGGTTTCGTGTCGGGATGATTTCTGGCAGATTCATTTTGTTGGCGTGACGGCTGATGAAGTCATAGGGAGATATGGAACTGCACCGCTTCCCCACTACATCAAGCGAGGCGAGGAAGGTGCAGAGGCGCTCGATGCCGAGCGATACCAGACAGTGTACGCCGAGAGTCTGGGTTCGATCGCCGCTCCCACTGCAGGTCTTCATTTTACGCCGGAACTTCTTAACGTCATCAGTGCCATGGGCGTGACCATCGCGAAGGTTACTCTCCACATAGGCGTGGGCACCTTTTTCCTTGTAAAGAAAGAGCATATTGAAGAGCATAGCATGCACCGTGAATACTTCTCTGTAAAGAGAGAAATAGCTGAGCTTATACGTGACGGCAGGAGGAGAGGCGGGAGGGTGTTTGCGGTTGGCACGAGTGCGGTGAGGACGCTTGAAACGCTGGAACAGAATTGCAATGGTACGGCTGGGATGCATGATGTTGCGGGCAATGGTGACTGCAACAGATCGAACAACGGCCACGAAAGTGGCTCTGACAACGGCAAGCTCCAGGGCTATACGGACCTCTTCATCTATCCAGACTATTGCTTTGCTGCGGTCGACGCTCTTATTACCAACTTCCATGTGCCCAGATCGACACCACTCTTGCTCGTTTCCGCATTTGCGGGCAAAGAAAATATTCTTAAAGCTTATAGGGAGGCACTGGCGCTCTCGTACCGGTTTTACAGCTACGGCGATGCCATGCTTATCCTATGAGCATGCAGGTATTGAAAGAAGATGGGAGCGCCCGCCTTGGGGCGCTTGCGACAGCTCACGGTGTAATCGATACCCCCGTGTTCATGCCGGTCGGTACCCAGGGGACGGTTAAAGCCTCTATTCACAGGGATCTGCGGGAGATGGGCGCGCAGATGATTCTGGCGAATGCCTACCACTTGTATCTCAGGCCGGGCGACCTGCTGATAAAGGAGATGGGGGGTATTCATAAGTTTGCCGGCTGGAACCGCGGAGTGCTTACCGACAGTGGAGGGTATCAGATTTTCAGCCTTGGAGTGTTGAGGGAGATAAAGCAGGACGGAGTGACGTTTCAATCGCACGTGGACGGGTCGAAACATTTTCTGACTCCGGAAAGAGTAATCGAGGTGCAGGAGAACATAGGTGCTGACATCTGTATGAGCTTCGATGAGTGCGTACCCTATCCATCGTCGTACGAATACACGGAGGCTTCGGTCGATCTCACCACAAAGTGGGCTGAACGCGGCAAAGATGCAAAGAAAAAGAGCGACTCTCTTCTTTTCGGGATTGTCCAGGGAGGCAGTTACGAGGCGCTGAGGAGGCGTTCAGCAACTGATCTTATGGCGATCGGGTTTGATGGCTATGCTATGGGCGGCTTCAGCGTTGGTGAGCCAAAGAGTCTCATGTGGCAGATGGCGGATGTCGTTCTCGAGTACCTGCCCAAAGAAAAGCCGCGGTACCTCATGGGAGTTGGCTTTCCGGAGGACATTCTTGAGGGCGTGAAACGCGGCATTGATATGTTTGACTGTGTCATCCCTACACGTCACGCGCGAAACGGCAGTCTCTTTACGGCAACGGGAAGGATTAACATCAAACACGCCCGGTACGCGCATGATGAACAGCCGATCGATGCCGGATGTGCCTGCTATACCTGTCGAACTTACTCGAAGGCCTATTTGCGCCATTTATTTGTGTCGCATGAGCTGACAAGTTATTATCTCAATACGCTCCATAATCTGTTTTTTTACATGACGTTTCTTCAGAATATAAGGCGGTCGATAGCGGACGGAACGTTCCAGCAGTTCTATGAAGATTTCATGTCGCGATGGAAAGGAGGTGATTAAACAATGAACATGGCGTATGCGATGGGTATGCAACCGGGCGGCGGACAGAGCAGCCAGATCATGGCATTTCTGCCCCTGATCCTGCTCTTTGCCGTGTTTTACTTTTTGCTGATACGGCCTCAGCAGAAGAGGGCGAGGACACACAAGCAGTTTATCGAGAACCTGAAAAAGGGCGATAAGGTTGTCACTTCGGGTGGCATGTATGGTACAATAACAGGCGTCACGGACGACGCAGTGACGATCGAAGTGGCGGAAAAAGTCAGAATTAAAGTACTCAAAAGTGCTATAGCAGATTACGCGAAAGGAGATTGAGCGTGAGATTGTATGAGAATATCGTAATCGTGGCCCCTGACTGTTCCCCTGAGGAGCAGGAAGAGGTCCTGAAGAGGGTACAGGGCTCTCTAGAGCGATTCGGCGCTGAGATTGTGAAGGTCGATGATTGGGGTGTGAGGAAACTCGCCTACCCTATAAAAGGCAAAGACAAAGGACATTACTTTTTCTACCTTGTTAATATGGAACAGGGTGCGGTTGTCGGCCTAGAGAAATTCTACCGGACCATGGACCTCATTCTGAGACACATGTTCGTTGTTGCCGATGAAAAATCGCAGGGGCTTGAGAAGCCGCCGGATCAAGTGCTCTTTAGCGACACCGAAGGTGAGAGTTAGTGAACAAGATTTTTGTCTCCGGGAGCGTGGGCGCAAGCCCGCAGGTATCGTACACGCCAAAAGGGCAAAAGATTGTCACCTTTCCTATATGGGTGGAGGAAGGGGGCTTCAGCATTGATGTGGTCTTTGCAGGAGAGCCAACATTTTCTGAAGCCACAACCAGGACCGGAAAACGAGTTCTTGTGGCTGGCGCTCTTGCAGCGATAAAGAGTCAATCCAGGAATCTCCTAAAGGTGAGAGCAAGTAAAATATTAGCGATGGAGGAGTAGATGCCAAGGCCGGAAGGTGGAAAAAAAAGAATTTACGTCAGAAGAAGAGTTTGCCGGTTCTGTCAGGACGAAAATATACGTATTGATTATAAGGATCCGAAGCTTCTTAAGCATTTCATTACCGAGCGCGGAAAGATCATGCCCCGCCGGATGACGGGAACGTGTGCGAATCATCAGAGAAAGCTAAGGGAAGAGATAAAGAAGGCGCGTCAGGCGGCTCTCTTGCCCTACACCACTGTGTTTCACTAGGGAAGGAGTGTAAGTGATGAAGGTCATACTGCTCGAAAATATCGATAATGTGGGGAAGAAAGGTGAAACACACGAAGTGAAGGAAGGGTTCGGGAGGAATTTCCTCATTCCTCGGCACCTCGCGATACCTGCGACGAAAGGTAATCTCAAGAATCTGCAGGAACATGCGAAGAAACTGATAGATCGCAAGGACCGGGAGTTGAAGACAGCTGAGGCGACCAAGCAGAGGCTGGACGAAGCTTCGATCACCATCAAGCACAAAGCGGGTCACGATGGTAAGCTCTTTGGATCTGTTACCGTCAAAGAGTTAGCCGAAGCGATAAAGCAGGCACTGGGGATCGAGATCGACAGGAAGAGTGTCAGGCTGGATGAACCCATCAAGATGACGGGCGCGTATACGATTGACGTCCATCTCGACAAAGGCATAAGCGCGCAAGTTAAGGTTGAAGTGGAACAGGAATAGATTCCCACGTGCAAGTCTACGAGGCTAACAATACACGTTCGCGCAAACAATGCATTCATTCATCTGCGCTTCAAAGTGTGCCCCTCTGCGGGGTCGGATTGCCCGCGAGAATCTATTCAGCGAGCACGGCGACCGGGTACCCGCAGGCACGAGGCGACTGGAGGGTGGAGGGGAGGCTCCGGCGGCTTTGCCGCGGGAGGGGGCGACGCGAGCCCCAGGAATAGATGGCAAGAGTTTCGAGAAACAGTGGGGAAAAGAGGGGGCGAGTGCCTCCTCAAAACCTCGAAGCCGAGCAGTCGCTCCTTGCCGGAGTCCTCGTCGATCCGGAATCCATGAACAAAGTCGTTGATGTTGTAGCAT contains:
- the yajC gene encoding preprotein translocase subunit YajC, which encodes MNMAYAMGMQPGGGQSSQIMAFLPLILLFAVFYFLLIRPQQKRARTHKQFIENLKKGDKVVTSGGMYGTITGVTDDAVTIEVAEKVRIKVLKSAIADYAKGD
- a CDS encoding single-stranded DNA-binding protein — protein: MNKIFVSGSVGASPQVSYTPKGQKIVTFPIWVEEGGFSIDVVFAGEPTFSEATTRTGKRVLVAGALAAIKSQSRNLLKVRASKILAMEE
- the queA gene encoding tRNA preQ1(34) S-adenosylmethionine ribosyltransferase-isomerase QueA, giving the protein MRTDEFDYELPKQLIAQVPKKERSGSRLLVLNRCDGTIEHSFFRDIHRYLRQGDVLVLNDTRVIPARLKARKQTGGLVHILLVERIDACTWSCLVEGIKKTADKVDVQIGSALAQVSCRDDFWQIHFVGVTADEVIGRYGTAPLPHYIKRGEEGAEALDAERYQTVYAESLGSIAAPTAGLHFTPELLNVISAMGVTIAKVTLHIGVGTFFLVKKEHIEEHSMHREYFSVKREIAELIRDGRRRGGRVFAVGTSAVRTLETLEQNCNGTAGMHDVAGNGDCNRSNNGHESGSDNGKLQGYTDLFIYPDYCFAAVDALITNFHVPRSTPLLLVSAFAGKENILKAYREALALSYRFYSYGDAMLIL
- the rpsR gene encoding 30S ribosomal protein S18, whose translation is MPRPEGGKKRIYVRRRVCRFCQDENIRIDYKDPKLLKHFITERGKIMPRRMTGTCANHQRKLREEIKKARQAALLPYTTVFH
- the rplI gene encoding 50S ribosomal protein L9, producing MKVILLENIDNVGKKGETHEVKEGFGRNFLIPRHLAIPATKGNLKNLQEHAKKLIDRKDRELKTAEATKQRLDEASITIKHKAGHDGKLFGSVTVKELAEAIKQALGIEIDRKSVRLDEPIKMTGAYTIDVHLDKGISAQVKVEVEQE
- the rpsF gene encoding 30S ribosomal protein S6 codes for the protein MRLYENIVIVAPDCSPEEQEEVLKRVQGSLERFGAEIVKVDDWGVRKLAYPIKGKDKGHYFFYLVNMEQGAVVGLEKFYRTMDLILRHMFVVADEKSQGLEKPPDQVLFSDTEGES
- the tgt gene encoding tRNA guanosine(34) transglycosylase Tgt; amino-acid sequence: MKEDGSARLGALATAHGVIDTPVFMPVGTQGTVKASIHRDLREMGAQMILANAYHLYLRPGDLLIKEMGGIHKFAGWNRGVLTDSGGYQIFSLGVLREIKQDGVTFQSHVDGSKHFLTPERVIEVQENIGADICMSFDECVPYPSSYEYTEASVDLTTKWAERGKDAKKKSDSLLFGIVQGGSYEALRRRSATDLMAIGFDGYAMGGFSVGEPKSLMWQMADVVLEYLPKEKPRYLMGVGFPEDILEGVKRGIDMFDCVIPTRHARNGSLFTATGRINIKHARYAHDEQPIDAGCACYTCRTYSKAYLRHLFVSHELTSYYLNTLHNLFFYMTFLQNIRRSIADGTFQQFYEDFMSRWKGGD